The Eleginops maclovinus isolate JMC-PN-2008 ecotype Puerto Natales chromosome 18, JC_Emac_rtc_rv5, whole genome shotgun sequence genome segment GAAACATTTCTAAACAAACAAACGCCATTCACTGAAGATGACTTAGTTCTGTGTTATTTTCCCAAAGTTTCCACAGTAAGCTTCAGACCTACTGATGGTGTTTATAGAGTAGCAGCACCACCTGCTGGGCACATAAGGGAACAACAGCAGCCACCTACGTCATGTCGTAATCAGACAattctgtttttaatgtataatgAGAGGTGAAATCTCCTCCCAACAGTACAAAAAATATCTAATGACCCTGAactagtgtgtgtttgtagtaaTCCAACAAAAGAGCCaaataaaataagcaaaattttaaaaatctttAGACTGTATTACAGGCATTATATGTTTGgtgaatattttcctttttaaaaatacaaatatgattgCTTGGTTAATATTCTGTATAATTATCCTTATTAGTTAGAAGTAATCTATTTTCGCTAAGGTAACCGATTCCCTGAAAACTgctccattaaaaaaatgaaatgagtgaAAGATGTGACATTTAGCCCTTCAAACCTGGGGCATTAGTTTCCAAAACAAcatctgtcttcttctgttaattaaaatgtacaaacagtTAAAGTGTGAGCATGAAATGTGCTAGGTAAATGTGAGCATGAAATGTGCTAGGTAAATGTGAGCATGAAATGTGCTAGGTAAAGCATTTTAAGTGATATTTCATTTTGgtacaacatttatttcctcATGTACACTTGTGATTTTGTAGCCCTATTAAGTAGATTTTTTAGATGATCAAACGAACACCGATTCTAAACTTGTCAAAACCTGCACATTTCAAATAGAAAAGATGAAATGTCAGTGTTGAGTGTGAACAAAGCACACACTGGGGGGGCTAATGGCTAACACATGACCTTAAATGTTGTACCCCGGTGAAATATAACGTTTTAGCTCTACCAGGACCGGTTTGGTTGGTTTGCTCCATATTCCCTTtatcattaaacacaaaaaaaaaacataaaaccataAATACATGCAGGGACACTGAGACAATAAATGCCATATTCAAACAACAATGGcccaaacatcaacacaaaagtacaacatttgagATAGTTGAGCGAGCTTTAGTCTGACATGAGTGAAGGCTAGCTCCTTCTTTGTCACCACTTCCTGTCCGCCTCCATCACAGAAGCAAAGTGCTCCTTTGCCCGAGCTAAACGTCAACATTACCCTTGATTGCTACCTCACAATTTTCCCATAGTTTCTCCAAATAAGACCGTTAGTGAGGGGAAAAAAGCTCTGGTTTTCTTCCTTTCCAATATCAAGGCAGTCTTAAACTCAGTCCCTCTTTAAGTTAAAGTTTCTCAGGGCAAAACAAACCAGCTTTAGCTGCAGGTTAGAATTGATGGCACCATAGGCAACAGCTGCTCTACATGTgagtcattaaaaacattttattttcacatcctGAATCTTCTCACGAGGTTTCAAGAAGAGGGTTATGTAGTGACACTGGAAGGACTGAAATGATTCTCATTAAATAAGGCCACCTCTACGACGACACACATACAGTTCATCTAGAAAACAAGATGGTAACTctacaagtgttttttttcaatttcaaacgGGAGTGCAATTTCTCTCAGAAGGCACAGTCTGGCATTAATTGGCACATTCTAgctcagttcagttcagttcagcTGAGCCTCCTGGGACCCGGGGCCGGATTGAAACAGTTTATTtgggaggctgctgctgctgcctcaggCTCTCCAGCAGGATTCGCTTGTGGGCGGGGTCGAGCACTCCCGCCTCCTCCAGGTCCTCCTCAGTGATATCACTGTGAAAACAATTACTATTACTCAACAGTAATGCTGTACTTAAAAGAATAACAGtagatatttagtttttattccaACACAGATTCCAGTTGCTACACCTCTTAGTCTATGTACCTGAGGAACTCCAGGTCGTCCCAGCCGTTGTGTAGGAGGCCCTTTTCATACCTCTCTAGTCCCAGTCTCTGCAGCCACTCCCCCACTGAGGATTCCCCGACAGACAAAGACGAGCTACTGCTTCCCCAAAGTGCCTGCGCAGGGGACATTAAATACAGGATTCACTAAAAACTGCTGTAAGAACATTGCAGCTATTCCACAAAAAGTCAGTTAAAGATACAATATGGCGCTCAGGGAAGGGCGAATTGTTCTTCAGTCTGAGAAAGATGCACTAAAACTTAAAGTATTAGACGAAAGGGATCCAGTCCCTGTAGTATGATGATAAAACTGACTGTTTAAACAGTAAGAGGCTTTTACATCAAATTCTAGGAAGCTGGGTTATTCCCAAATGGAAGAGATTTGGGTTTTTAGTACACAAAATGGGATGATGACTTCccaaacaagacacattttaatCCCAACATCTGCCAAAGCATTGACAGtagtattacattttaaaataaataaagtgctcACCTCCTCGGGCATGTCCTCTGCGATACTCTCTGTGATGGCGTTCCTGGGCGGGAAAGTTCTGCAGGCGTCCAGATTTAATCCCATTGGATGCCCTCTAAGCGGCGGCGCAGACGGAGCGCGTTGAGGGTGTCCAGAAAACTCACTCTCACTCAGTGTCTTTGCCATCTGGAGCACAGAACATGACTGGTCGTCCAATGCCCCcgaacctcctcctcctcctcctcccccacctcctcgTCTAAATCCCTCCCCGAGTGCCAGCGGTGCAGCAGAACTGGCTGCTGGGATCCTGACCTCGGCTAGATCTGGGTAAAGAGCGCGAGGTTTGGAGAAGGGAGTCTCTGCCACCATCTCTAGGGCCCCCtttgggagaggaggaggggggaagtCAGGAGGGGGGCGATTCAGCGTGCTTCCAACTGTTGTCCCCACATTCACCACCTGCACTCCTGCTACACCGGCGCCTCCATCGTCCTCTGATGATCCCTCCTCGCTTATAGCGCGGACCGGGTGCCCCGTAGTGGGTCTGCGTGTGTGGGAGGGCCCTGAGGCCACAAAGGGGGGTTTGGTTCGAGCTCCAGCTGAGGCAAGAGGGGCTTTAGTCACCTGGGGGTTTGAGGAGGTAGGAGATGGAAGGAGCTCGGCTGAAAGAGCAGCGGCCGACTGATTAGGAACGCCCTCCAGGATGTAGTAAGCGGGATTATTGTAGCTGTTCTTGCAGACGGATGGATCCCCGTCTGTTCCTTCCTGTTTAGGCCTTCACAACAAAAGCAAGGAAAGAACAGGTGGGTGATGGCTTAGATTTTGATGTTTCATGGGTTTCgtatgtgtcagtgtgtataaatacataaatgtgcATCAGTACCTAGCAGCAGTTTCCTCCTTGATGctcctttctccctcctcaCTGACTTTTCCCAGCTCTCCCAGCTGTTTACGGACCGCAGACGGCCTGCATTCGAGAGCACATCGTAACAAGTCAGTATGTGGAACATAACAGATGATTCAGAACAATAAGCAGGAAAAGTTCATGGAGAATATCTAAACTCTTAATTAAAGCTCCCAAAACGTGACCGCTCCAGCATGTTGGGGCACATCAGGAAAATGGCGAACATGATCAATAAAGTGTTTTCCTTGCAATATaatgatttcttattttcaatACGACAAAATGATGGTATTTCTAAAAGTTTAACTGTATCAATATTGACGGAAAGTTAGTTAAAAAAGCTGTTTCTTCATACTGTTGTAAATGTTTAAGCAAATAAGTCAAAATACTTGCCATTTTATCTTGTGTTATGCGTATATCTTATATAATGTCAATATATAACGGCAGGGAAAGGTAGTGTGCACACCGTACACTAATGTGAAGTATTCTAAAGGATAacaattttaataaaacattcaacTTTTTGCAGTTCACCATAAATCCACATCACATGCAAAATTAAACGAGTAAAGTGTACTGACTTTACGTATTCATGTCCCACTCTGGATGCCAAAGTGGATTTCCCTTTGGGTGCGCCCGTCTCATCCTTGTCCACACTGATCCACTCTGAAATACAACCATAAAAAAATAGCTGTAGGATTAAAAATGAGTGAAACTGCATCATTTGGAGCAAGTTTCCAAACTCCTGAAGGTTAAAAGCCACTTTCATTTGTCTCAACTGCTTCCTTTAAATATGTTCTTGTCCCTGATTAGAACTTTAATTATCACAGTGACATATACAGCACATTACCATAGAGTCTCTCCCTGGTTCCCATCCTTTCAGACGGCACTCTGACCCGCATTAACCCCCTGATGTTTCCCGTTTCCTCGCCACGGTGGGACAGGTAGGTGTGGAactgctgtgctgtgctgcCAATCATAGACTTCAgagccaacacacactctcctggcAGGGGAAGAAACACAGGCATGCTTGTTTGTCAGACTTAAAGTCAACTCACAGCAACACCAAAAACTTAAACACTCTCTTTATACCGTAGGACTCGTATCCGTCCAGGGATTTCACAGTGAGCAGCAGATGTTGGTCCTGCAGGTATTCGACCTCTGAGAGAAGAGGCTTGAGCGTCGTCAGCTGCTTGTTGGACCAGCCCACGCGCAGGAAGTTGACGTTGTCGCTGCTCTGACTGTCGTTCTCATAACTCTTCTTAAACTCTAcagatgagagacagagagagggggatgcAGGGCAGAGGGGGATGGGGGGAGACAACAAAGGGAAtaaggagggaaggagagaaggaagatGATTCATTCAAAGGTACATGGTTCACGGGGGGCGGGGATGCAGCACAGGTCAAACATGGATTTGAGCTTAAAAGGTATACTAACTGCCTGAGatagggggagggagggagacatacgagaagaaaaaacagacacacttttTAAGTATATCCACTTGGGGATAAAGAACGTTTCTGCAAAGGCGTGATTTCCTCACCTTCCAGACAAGTGGAGTAGAATTCGATGAAAAACTTGGTTCTGCTCGCCGTTTTCACTATGGCCTCGATGCTCTCAAACTCAATGTAGGCCTGCTCTGAAGACTTTGGTAGACCTACAATAAAACAAGATGGAAGTAAGGGATGCGGGCAGATCTTAGCCAGTTGTGCAAATAGCATTTACAAAAGACAAGaacaaaattaaagaaaatgcagAAGGAATGAGCCAACAACATTTTGCTTATCATAGATGTAATAATAACTTGTAATGAGTTAGATTATAGTATTGGCATGCACATCCCAAATCATGGGAAAACAAAAGCTGTGATGCTACATCTGCCAACCTAAGAGAACAAAGTATGAATAAACATGTAGAATGAGTTTGATTTTCCTTTCTGTTCTGCCAAACTCATGTTTCTGGTCTCTGTTCAGCTGTGAGTCATTGACCAGACAACAGGAGTTCATCACAAACTGTATATATCCGAGCTGGAAAACAAGAAATCCTAATTAAGTTTCTAAAACGTGCTCACTCTACTTTGAAAATAAGCCGATATGGTTTTGGtcaaattatgtttttgcagCCTGAGAAAGAGCAAGATCAGAAGGAAGAAAGACCAGGATGGAGAATGATTGACAGGAAGTGGAACAAAATAAGGAAGAAGCTCAGTTATTTCAATAGTACCTTTCTTGGAGACAAACTGGGAGGTCACCCCCACCTCGAAGGTACCAAACACAGGGGAATGATCACTGGTCACTATATCATCTGTACATCCTAATAAACAAAGCAGAATATAGGTCAATTAGTCTCCTGTTGATCATAGAAGAGCCCTTATAAAAAGGTTAACAATGTCTAGAGAAAATGTACACCTATAGCCAGTGGCAGAAACAgcttaaaacattttgaaaatctgTTACAatcaattcaaatgtgttgaattattttctaCTGGTGGTCTCACCATAGGAGTTGCAGACAATGTGTGTTTCTGGGTAAGACTTCCACAGGATCCTGTCACACCAGGACGGAACATTAGTCCTCATCTGTGACAGAAATAAGGAAGACGCAGCAGAGATATCAGTTGTCAGAAAACGATCGGAGGAAGTAGATCTGTGATGCTGATCAGTAGGTAAACAAACCCCAGTGGCCTTCTGCTTCTGCCACACATACGTGTCCCTCGAGCCACGTTCGTAACGGTAGGTGGGGGGGAACGAGATCTCTTCTTCCCCTGCAAGCcagtaaacacaaaataaattgttAGGACTCAAAGAAAGTGAGTGGAAAGGCCCCAAAAATATCAATTAatatgatgaacacattaaattgagaataaacaaacagacaattGCTGAATCAAAACACAacgtctctctctttcttttaatgTTGCATACTAGGACACAACACTAGGTGGGagttgtattttgcatcaggatCCCACTTACCTATCCCTATATGCACAGGGAGAGGGGGTAAAACAGTACTGTGAGATAGATAGTAAGACAGTCCGATAGAAAAAACAGGCATACTCACCAAAGCGTAAAAAGACTttgttcttctccctctccaggTTGAGCTGGTCTACCTTCAGCAGGGGCTCAAACTCCTTCCTGTTAATGTAGTTTAAAATCTCCTGCACACAGGGCCACAAAATGAAGTGTCATCCAAACCTGCTCCATTCAATCATTCTGcagcatgtgtgagtgtgtgagtgtgtgtgtgtgtgtgtgtgtgtgtgtgtgtgtgtgtgtgtgtgtgtgtgtgtgtgtgtgtgtttgtgctctaCTTCACCTGTATGTCCATATCCAGCCTGTAGTTGAGGTCTCCAAGCCAGAAGAGGTGTGTAAAGCGCAGTGAGATGTCAAATGAGCTCAGCTGTTTGTCTCCTAGCGACAGCAGGCGTAGGATATCTAGGTAATTCTGGTTCCTCCTGTATGGGTCAAAGGTCACATGTGTTTACAGGTAATAAGACGGTAAAAGATTAATGTGTGATGTCCTCAGACGAACTGTTAAAGTATATCGAAAAGTCATTTGTGTCACAGGTCAAGACCACCACAAGTAAGTGTCTAAATGTAAGGGTTAATAGGTAAGATACCCTGAAATTAAAAGGccataaataatgtgtgtagGACTGTGGGAGGTACCTGGCAATTTTCTCATTCCCTGATGTCAGATGACAGTTCACAAAGCCAAAAGACGTCCCATTGAACATAAAGGACACACCCACAGCTCCTTTGTTccctaaaacaaacaaatcatacaaacaacatttaatacaGCAATTATTTGTCATGGTTTTAATTACAAGCGttcaaaaacaagacaataaaatCATCTTTGATCCTgttgaataaatgaaacatcatcaaaaagttaaataaaacacttctaTCAGAATCTTGAGTTCAGAACAAATAAGAACTTTACTTTTTACAGAGTTTAATCATGGCATTTACTCATAGGGTTaccatgtgttttctttttaatcaaagtCCCATTTTTAGTGTGATCACAAGCGATGAAGTAATACACACCATAATAATCCTTTAACTTTCCCTTCGTTAACAGAAACAAGTCAGAGTTAGATTATGCTGTTATTCcattgttgtcttttttctctAGATTTGGATCGgaaattaaaatatgtgtagGAAGAATAAAGACTGGAATACTGAGAACTGTTGTTACCCAATGTGTTGGCGATGCCGGTCTTGACACTGGACATTCCCACGTGGCTGATCCGGTTCTCGTGTTCCGGTTTCACCAACACAGCAATTTTAATGTTCCACAGAGTTTGCACTGCGATCTACAACCGATAAGAACAACAGACGGTGAGGAACCTACAGTCAGCATTGGTATTTTTATCTTTGCCTCCGGACTTATAGATATGTTTGATCAAGCAGAAATCACTTGACATGCTATAAAATCTTTCCTCACCGGTTTATAATCCAGTTCCGTCTGTTCTTTCAATAAGGCACGCAGCGACTCCACCCATTCCCGATCACACACAGAGTTCTCTTGGCTTCCAAACACGTAAAGGTCATGAGGGATGGTGACCGTCATCTCGTCCAGAGTCTTCCCGAGGCCGCGACACAACACCCATGAGGCCTGAGACTTCGGAGCAGGCACTGAGCCtacagacaaagacaaaatgttacTTTCTCTTCAGAGAATATTAGTAATGCCCTGGAAATTCATCTAACTGTGTCAATTTTGAAGCAATGTTGCGTTACTTGTTCTTTACCGGAGTATTCTCcctttatgctactttatacttctactccactacacttTAGAatccaatattgtactttttactcttactcttacatttatttgacagcttttagTTCCtagttacattttagatttggATCATTAgctattacaaaatataaatcaattattaaataaacgtTGTCATATATTTACAGGTcgagatatccagcagcagcataTACGGTTGTTCAAATTAGCTCTacatttaccagctgtgataaaaacacatcagttaTGTTATTAGTCAcctaaattaatacattttgatgaggatacttctgtacttctacttaGGTAAGATCTCGAacgcaggacttttacttgtgataaactacttttaaaatgtagtattgcTACATTCCCTTAAGtataaaatctgagtacttcttccaccactgctatTAACATAGGTTATGTTGAATCGAAAACCTAATCTAAAAgacataataaatgtgtgtgcatgtgtctcaCCCATATTCCAGGTGCCAATGAAGATGGAAATCATGTCTGGCTCGTCTTGGTTGGAATGTTTGTTCTtcatcagctgcagcagctggcaAAATGCCTCCCGcttctgaaacaaacacacaacacacacacacatcagtccGTGGAAGATGCCACAAAAGGGCACCTTGTTTTTAGGTAGCATTTGAGTTTCATGTGCTTTCACTAaactatttaacatttaaatacatgttatggGTTTACTCCTTAGCAGCTCTCTCATTTAAAGCAGACAACTCTCCTTcgctttttttgttgaattaatTGCTAAGAtatgtgtgtgggtctgtgccACTGataatttgaatataaatgcGTTTGTctatttgaatgaatgaaagagTATACTTTGTTACATCCATAAATGTATGTGTGAGGCAGTGTGCGAGTGTCTGTGTGCAGACCTTGGCACTGGCAAAGATGAAGTCTTTCCTCTGGCTCTTGTCCTTCTCCTTCTCAAAAACAATGCCCAGTTTATTCTGCACACGCTGAGACTTGATCAGCTGACGGACTGAGACAGACAAATACACAGACATACCGGAGACAGAAGGTCAGGGataggaagaaagaaaaagcgaGGTCAGCGAATCGAATGAATGGAGTTAAAGCTGGTTCAAACGAAGGAGGGAGAACAACAACAAGGCATAACAAGTAAATAATAGACTCTAcaaattgtgagaaaaaaagttcatttttcatttaatccTCATTTATAATTTTGCCTTAAACTCAAATTCACCTCAAACTGATACCGTAAAGAAAACTATATTGGAACAGGTTTGGATCCATTAATACATTATATCACTTACAATGGAACCCACAGACATtaaacagagacatttaaaacTGACACATGAATCAGGGTTTCACACAGCAGAGGCAGGAGGCATCTAGCTCAAAATACATCATATGACATCAAGTAACAGAGTAGAGTTGCTCTTACACACAGAAGATGCCACACAATGGATGAATGTGGCTATTGTTAGCCTTTCTACAAGCAAAATTGATCACAAGATGACATACTTCACTATCCGTGCTGCATACTCTGTTAAACAGATTTCTGAGGGGTGGGACATGTATTGATTACTTATatgaagtgtttgtgtgattcATACTTTTTTCATGTGTAAAGGTGGTCCAGTCCTCTTGGCTGTCCTTCACCTTCTTCATCACCACCAGTCGTCCTCCCTCCACGTCCACAGACAGAGTGTACTTCTGACTCTTCCCGATCTTTGTCAGCTCCGCCAGGTAGACATCCATCTTTACCTGGAaagattcagaatcagaaagaggtttattgccaagtaggtcaACACATACAATAAATGTGTCTTGGTGttgcacatcaaaataaaaccaaaattgGGATTGTGATAAAAATCGATTATAagataaaatatagaaatatttacattgaacTGTAAGTGTACCCGTAGAGGAGGaggattaaaaaacacacaaacttacACAAAATGGAGGagcattttataaatgtgtccACAGAGCTCTCAACTTTCTTTTAATCTCAGATATTTCACACCACAAGGGGTCTCCAAAATGAAAGTAGTCAGCTCATTTGCCCcctctcttttttaaaaattatggTTATCACATACAAAACAAGCCTGAGTCTTACATCTTGGTTATAAACAGAAAGATAGgaattcagatttcttttatAATCGCTCACAAGGACCTGATTTTTTACACATAACTCTTAGCTGTCCACATATAAAGACAGAAATGCATTCAGACTTTAAGTCCTATCATGTGAACCCTAAcagagtttgtttgtgtcagtgGATAATTCAGGTGCCACATCTTAAACATAATTCATCGTAACAACCCTTCTGTTCCTGTGCAACAGGAAGCTGCTGAAAACAGGtcaccacagaggatgcagacTTGGCTCACAGCTAATATTTTAAAGCCTTaacctcctcttcccctccgtCTCACACTTTTCCCGATTTACAGATAATTATTAGCTTTTTTCTCTTAACCTCTTCACTCCTACTATGAAATCTGTATAAGTATATGAGATACTATTTCTGCAcactttcagaataaaacacaatgtcagTTATCCACATGTACTTGCATACCTATTGTGCGATTGAGTGCATAAAACCAAAAAGTGACAAATATCATATTCCTCGTTAAAGCCACTGAAGATGCCACAGGATGTGCATTACAAACATTCCTGTGGTTTCACATCGGCTCTGCTGACAAACTTCCTGCAATGTGTTGAGGAATATATGACTTCATACTCCGTTTACTGTATTTCAGGTTCATTCTGTTCTCGGTGAAACGAAACCACCAATCCTGCAAActatctttaaataaatcataactAGCTTCAGACAGATTCTCAAGTTTGCCCTGAAGTCTTAAATCTACTCAACAATTCTAATTAAGACATTTAGCTCAATTGACAATAGTGGAAAAAGCTTTGATGTCTCATACTGGAAACTGGGATAATTTAGTATGTATAAGTGAGCAGTATGTTTAGCAAGTATGTTAGTATTTACTTTGATACTTCAGATATGTATCGCATCACATTTCCCTGATAAGATAAAAGGTGGAAAATAGTTTCAGTTTTAAGGTAATGCCCATCCTAGAGAGATGTCAAAAGATAATAACAAATGACATTACCGATTATGTCACCCTGCAGGGAGAGAACCATGAATAAAACGTGTGTAGCTGTTGTGTGGGAAGACGTACCTCGAAAGCCTGCACAGGGATGGCTTTGCTGTGACgcatggagagaggaggaagggagcaTGGAGAGGACAGACTCATGTCCTGGAGAGCTTTCAGAGCCTAAGGCgacaaagagagagaatgagagcaccgacaattataaaaaacacacagaaacaaacagattAACTGTAAAGTTTTCAGCTTCACTGCGGTGTCAACAAGGAAACACTTTCCCATTTCCTGAATGTGATTTAACAGGAGCAAAAAAAGGTGGAGCCAGTGACATCACATGATCCATGACATGCAGCCTCATTACACCGAGGCCACTTCCTTCCCTGGCAGCTTAAAGCCTCCTTATAAATGAAGTCCAAGTAGGAATGGTGTCACTTGTTAACGCGGCAGAGTTGCTCAAAATTCCAAACCGGGGATAAAAGCAAAAAGTCTAATGGGTGTCGTACactgtgcaaaaaaacacagtttagcATGACAAAATCAAAATAACCTTTCATTTATGACCTACATGTTACACCCTCTTCATCTGGCTCTCTGAGTGTTACAAATTATGCAAGATATTTTAAAAGGCTTGCAACAACAAATGGACAATGGCAGCTTGATCAAGAAATGTCACAAATCAGCACTCCCTTTCAAGTGCAGAAAAtaactctctctttctcctctctcaccacacacacactctctctctctcaccacacacacacacacacacacacacacacacacacaacacacacacacacacacacacacacacacacacacacacacacacacacacacacacaccagcctggAGTTATCATGCTGGGCTAGACATGCAGCCAGCAGGGCAGATGATCCATCATATGGGGAGGGTTATCTAAACTAACCACCGCCAACAagcaacagctgtgtgtgtgtgtgtgtgtgtgtgtgtgtgtgtgtgtgtgtgtgtgtgtgtgtgtgtgtgtgtgtgtgtgtgtgtgtgtgtgtgtgtgtgtgtgtgtgtgtgtgtgtgtgtgtgtgtgtgtgtgtaccttcttCTCTATGGAGGACAGCAGGTCTTTGAGTATTGCTAGCTTGGTCACAAGGTTCTCCAACTCCTGGTCTCCACCCTGATTCACCGACTGATGGACGagataaaacaaagacagaacaaCGGGTCAGAGGTTAGATAGAAAAAGAATGAGTGTAGTGTAGGAAGACTGTGAATCTGAGTGAGTAAATTGAACGcctaaatgatgtgttttgttgagactttacacaaaaaaaatggtCCAAAATGTAGAAATGGCACAGCTAACACACAACGTTCACAAGCTACGTAGCAAGCTACACATGTATGCATAAATCACAGTGTTTTTTGCTTGATGACTTAAGGTAATACAAAACGTATGCCACCAGTCAATCCATCATGTAACTTAAGAGATAACTATTTAAAGATATTATTTCAACCCTATTTATACATGGAAAGCAACACAACCACACACGACTATTGGCAAACATTGCAAATAAGACACCCCTACATGCACATAGCctacagagacaaacacaaacaacgtCGTGCTAGTTTTGCCCtgtgaaatattatttatgtgCATGTCACAGCTGTCCCCAGAAGTCCCTGGAGAAAAATGACACccactacagtgtgtgtgtgtgtatgtgtgtgtgtgtgtgtgtgtgtgtgtgtgtgtgtgtgtgtgtgtgtgtgtgtgtgtgtgtgacagctccATATTATAGCACTCCTTGCATGTATAGGTCACAATTTGTGTTTTCATGAGCTTGTTAATGACTGTCTCCTATTCTGATAGGCTGAACTTTGCTAGTATTCGCTAGTAAGCAAGGCTTTTCACTTGTTACTTAAGGACATTATGTCAcctatttctgttttattcatctGTTTAACTCCATACATTTTTGCAGTGAGACACAAAACTGAGAGAATAGAGAAGTGGATGTTTGGGAAGTGGGGTGGCTGTATTCTTAGGGAAGCTTCCTTTTTAATAAGGGTTTCAAAATGATCAGCTGTCCATAAATACTCTTAACTGATTGAATATAAACGCAGACCAAacatactacacatactgtacatagtATACTGTCTAAAGCAGGAATGCAGAAAAGGGCTTAAATACACTGCCACTTTCATGGTGTTAAAAAAGGAGGCAGGAGGAAGGCTTCTGattaaaatacacatacacacacatacagaggcAAACATGTGTACCTGCTGGATCATCTTGGAGACCATGAAAGCACTCTGCTGATCAAACACTTTAGACAGGATCTCCAGGCCAGACAGAACTTTATCCACCTCCCTGGTTCGGGAAACAAAGAGAGATGTATAGTTTACTTCATTTAGATCTGACTAAAGCCAATCTATAAAGTATATGTATGCAAGCATgatgaaacctttttttattcctaGCCTGTTTAATATAGTACATT includes the following:
- the inppl1a gene encoding phosphatidylinositol 3,4,5-trisphosphate 5-phosphatase 2A isoform X1; this encodes MAGGGGGGGGISPLGPAPPMWYHRDLSRAAAEELLARAGRDGSFLVRDSESVNGAYALCVLFQKHVHTYRILPDDEGFLAVQTSQGVQPKRFKTLPELVSLYLQPSQGLVTTLLFTVDREETAVSDDRDYSDGEDEKPPLPPRSASTSTPPGPDTPTESTPAANGLSTISHEYLKGSYALDLEAVKQGASALPHLNKTLVASCKRLNGEVDKVLSGLEILSKVFDQQSAFMVSKMIQQSVNQGGDQELENLVTKLAILKDLLSSIEKKALKALQDMSLSSPCSLPPLSMRHSKAIPVQAFEVKMDVYLAELTKIGKSQKYTLSVDVEGGRLVVMKKVKDSQEDWTTFTHEKIRQLIKSQRVQNKLGIVFEKEKDKSQRKDFIFASAKKREAFCQLLQLMKNKHSNQDEPDMISIFIGTWNMGSVPAPKSQASWVLCRGLGKTLDEMTVTIPHDLYVFGSQENSVCDREWVESLRALLKEQTELDYKPIAVQTLWNIKIAVLVKPEHENRISHVGMSSVKTGIANTLGNKGAVGVSFMFNGTSFGFVNCHLTSGNEKIARRNQNYLDILRLLSLGDKQLSSFDISLRFTHLFWLGDLNYRLDMDIQEILNYINRKEFEPLLKVDQLNLEREKNKVFLRFGEEEISFPPTYRYERGSRDTYVWQKQKATGMRTNVPSWCDRILWKSYPETHIVCNSYGCTDDIVTSDHSPVFGTFEVGVTSQFVSKKGLPKSSEQAYIEFESIEAIVKTASRTKFFIEFYSTCLEEFKKSYENDSQSSDNVNFLRVGWSNKQLTTLKPLLSEVEYLQDQHLLLTVKSLDGYESYGECVLALKSMIGSTAQQFHTYLSHRGEETGNIRGLMRVRVPSERMGTRERLYEWISVDKDETGAPKGKSTLASRVGHEYVKPSAVRKQLGELGKVSEEGERSIKEETAARPKQEGTDGDPSVCKNSYNNPAYYILEGVPNQSAAALSAELLPSPTSSNPQVTKAPLASAGARTKPPFVASGPSHTRRPTTGHPVRAISEEGSSEDDGGAGVAGVQVVNVGTTVGSTLNRPPPDFPPPPLPKGALEMVAETPFSKPRALYPDLAEVRIPAASSAAPLALGEGFRRGGGGGGGGGGSGALDDQSCSVLQMAKTLSESEFSGHPQRAPSAPPLRGHPMGLNLDACRTFPPRNAITESIAEDMPEEALWGSSSSSLSVGESSVGEWLQRLGLERYEKGLLHNGWDDLEFLSDITEEDLEEAGVLDPAHKRILLESLRQQQQPPK